One region of Bacillus zhangzhouensis genomic DNA includes:
- a CDS encoding PolC-type DNA polymerase III, with protein MTDDDLSRYFEEGEIIKLTVHKATKTWHFLFKFKALLPYKVYAMFLSRLTNAFSHIAQITCTIEVNDPHISEELVQSYWSHCVEELQGISPPIISLLQQQKPSLSGHKIIIKTKSETEALTIKKKYSPMLQAAFKQVGFPELQFDTDIFISDQEIQKFREQKLAEDQERAMQALTEMEKKESEEQDEAPSGPLMIGYQIKDNEEIRTLDSIMDEERRITVQGYVFDAETRELKSGRTLCIFKITDYTNSILIKMFAREKEDAQLMKSLKKGMWVKARGSIQNDTFVRDLVMIANDVNEMKPQLKEDTAPKGEKRVELHLHSPMSQMDAVTGIGRLVEQAKKWGHEAIALTDHAVVQSFPDAYAASKKHGIKMMYGVEINLVDDGVPIAYNPEHRLLEDATYVVFDVETTGLSAVYDTIIELAAVKIKGGEIIDRFEAFANPHHPLSATTIELTGITDDMVRDAPDVVDVVRDFKEWIGQDILVAHNASFDMGFLNTAYKRLLKTDKASNPVIDTLELGRFLYPEFKNHRLNTLCKKFDIELTQHHRAIYDAEATGYLLLKMLKDAAEKEIVYHDQLNENMGQSNAYQRSRPYHATLIAQNETGLKNLFKLVSLSHIHYFYRVPRIPRSQLEKYREGLIVGSACDKGEVFEGMMQKSPDEVEDIAAFYDYLEVHPPEVYQHLLQLELVRDERALKEIITNIVRLGEKLNKPVVATGNVHYLHPEDKIYRKILISSQGGANPLNRHELPKVHFRTTDEMLEAFSFLGDEKAKEIVVTNTQKVSEMVESIKPIKDDLYTPKIEGADEEIREMSYQMARSIYGDDLPKIVEDRIEKELKSIIGHGFAVIYLISHKLVKKSLDDGYLVGSRGSVGSSLVATLTEITEVNPLAPHYVCPSCKHSEFFNDGSVGSGFDLPDKDCPECGTLYKKDGHDIPFETFLGFKGDKVPDIDLNFSGEYQPIAHNYTKELFGEDYVYRAGTIGTVAEKTAYGYVKGYAGDHNLHMRGAEIDRLVQGCTGVKRTTGQHPGGIIVVPNDMDIYDFSPIQYPADATGSDWKTTHFDFHSIHDNLLKLDILGHDDPTVIRMLQDLSGIDPKTIPTDDPEVMKIFQGTEPLGVTEEQIGCKTGTLGIPEFGTKFVRQMLEDTKPTTFSELVQISGLSHGTDVWLGNAQELIHNNTCELSEVIGCRDDIMVYLIYQGLEPSLAFKIMESVRKGKGLPPEWEEEMKNNNVPNWYIDSCKKIKYMFPKAHAAAYVLMAVRIAYFKVHHALLYYAAYFTVRADDFDIETMTKGSNAIRAVMDDIHSKGLDASPKEKNLLTVLELALEMCERGYHFKKVDLYRSSATEFIVDGDGLIPPFNSIPGLGTNVALNIVRARQDGEFLSKEDLQKRGKVSKTILEYLDRQGCLEALPDQNQLSLF; from the coding sequence ATGACAGATGATGACCTCAGTCGTTACTTTGAAGAAGGAGAAATCATCAAATTGACGGTGCACAAGGCGACGAAAACATGGCATTTCCTTTTTAAATTTAAGGCACTTTTGCCTTACAAGGTATACGCCATGTTTCTCAGCAGGCTGACAAATGCATTTTCTCATATTGCACAAATTACTTGTACAATTGAAGTCAATGATCCGCACATATCTGAAGAACTTGTGCAATCGTACTGGTCACATTGTGTGGAAGAACTTCAAGGAATTTCTCCCCCAATCATCAGCTTGCTTCAGCAGCAAAAACCATCGCTGTCTGGACATAAAATTATCATTAAAACGAAAAGTGAAACAGAGGCACTCACTATTAAGAAGAAGTACAGCCCAATGCTACAGGCTGCATTTAAACAAGTGGGCTTTCCAGAGCTGCAATTCGATACAGACATTTTTATATCAGATCAAGAGATTCAGAAGTTCAGAGAACAAAAGCTTGCTGAAGATCAAGAAAGAGCCATGCAAGCCCTCACTGAGATGGAGAAGAAAGAAAGTGAGGAGCAGGATGAAGCTCCGTCAGGCCCTCTGATGATTGGCTATCAAATCAAAGACAATGAAGAAATTCGTACGCTTGACAGTATCATGGACGAAGAAAGAAGAATCACCGTTCAAGGCTACGTATTTGATGCAGAAACACGTGAGCTGAAAAGCGGGAGAACGCTTTGTATCTTTAAGATCACAGATTATACAAACAGTATTTTGATCAAAATGTTTGCAAGAGAAAAAGAAGATGCTCAGCTGATGAAATCATTAAAAAAAGGCATGTGGGTGAAAGCAAGAGGAAGCATTCAAAATGATACGTTTGTCAGAGATCTTGTCATGATCGCCAATGATGTCAATGAAATGAAACCGCAGCTAAAAGAAGATACAGCACCTAAGGGTGAAAAGCGTGTGGAGCTTCATCTACATTCACCTATGAGCCAAATGGATGCTGTCACAGGCATCGGCAGGCTGGTTGAACAAGCAAAAAAATGGGGACATGAAGCAATTGCCCTGACGGATCATGCCGTTGTACAATCCTTCCCGGATGCGTATGCAGCAAGTAAAAAGCATGGCATCAAAATGATGTACGGTGTGGAAATCAACTTAGTGGATGACGGGGTACCGATTGCATATAACCCAGAGCACCGCTTGTTAGAGGATGCGACATATGTGGTGTTCGACGTAGAGACAACTGGACTTTCAGCCGTTTATGACACGATCATTGAGCTGGCAGCAGTGAAAATTAAAGGCGGGGAAATCATTGACCGCTTTGAGGCATTTGCAAATCCGCATCATCCGTTATCAGCGACAACTATCGAATTAACAGGTATCACCGATGATATGGTGAGAGATGCACCAGATGTCGTCGACGTCGTGCGGGATTTCAAAGAATGGATTGGACAAGATATCCTTGTTGCACACAATGCGAGCTTTGATATGGGCTTTTTAAATACAGCGTATAAACGCCTGTTAAAAACAGATAAAGCGTCAAACCCTGTCATTGATACACTTGAACTGGGCCGATTCCTTTACCCAGAATTTAAAAATCACCGGCTGAACACCCTCTGTAAAAAGTTCGATATTGAACTGACGCAGCATCACCGGGCGATTTATGATGCAGAGGCGACAGGCTATCTCTTGCTGAAGATGCTAAAAGATGCAGCTGAAAAAGAGATTGTCTATCACGATCAATTGAATGAAAACATGGGGCAGTCGAATGCTTACCAGCGCTCACGTCCTTACCATGCGACTTTGATTGCTCAAAATGAGACAGGACTTAAGAATTTATTTAAACTTGTTTCACTTTCTCATATTCACTATTTCTACCGGGTCCCGCGTATTCCGCGCTCCCAGCTTGAAAAGTATCGAGAAGGTTTAATTGTTGGGTCTGCTTGTGATAAGGGTGAGGTATTTGAAGGAATGATGCAAAAGTCACCTGATGAGGTGGAAGACATTGCAGCATTTTATGACTATTTAGAGGTACATCCGCCAGAAGTGTATCAGCACCTCCTACAGCTTGAGCTTGTTCGAGATGAACGTGCGCTAAAAGAAATTATCACAAACATTGTAAGACTTGGTGAAAAGCTGAATAAACCAGTTGTGGCAACTGGAAATGTACATTATCTGCATCCAGAGGACAAAATTTATCGTAAAATCTTAATTTCATCACAGGGTGGAGCGAATCCGCTGAACCGACATGAACTGCCAAAAGTTCATTTTAGAACGACAGATGAAATGCTCGAAGCCTTCTCCTTCCTAGGAGACGAAAAAGCGAAAGAGATTGTCGTAACGAATACGCAAAAAGTATCTGAGATGGTCGAAAGCATTAAACCAATCAAAGATGATCTTTACACACCAAAAATTGAAGGTGCAGATGAAGAAATACGAGAAATGAGCTATCAAATGGCGCGCAGCATCTATGGAGATGACCTGCCGAAAATTGTTGAAGACCGCATTGAGAAAGAATTAAAAAGTATTATCGGTCATGGCTTCGCCGTTATTTACTTAATCTCTCATAAACTCGTAAAAAAATCACTTGACGATGGATATCTCGTTGGGTCAAGGGGATCTGTCGGCTCATCTCTTGTTGCGACATTAACAGAGATTACTGAAGTGAATCCACTTGCACCTCATTATGTATGCCCAAGCTGTAAACACTCTGAGTTCTTTAATGACGGATCTGTTGGTTCAGGCTTTGACCTTCCAGATAAAGACTGTCCTGAATGTGGAACGCTGTATAAAAAAGACGGACATGATATACCGTTTGAAACGTTCTTAGGTTTTAAAGGAGACAAAGTCCCTGATATTGACTTGAACTTCTCAGGCGAATATCAGCCGATAGCACATAACTATACAAAAGAGTTGTTCGGTGAAGATTATGTATACCGAGCAGGTACGATTGGTACCGTTGCAGAAAAAACAGCATATGGTTACGTAAAAGGCTATGCAGGAGATCATAACCTTCATATGAGAGGCGCTGAAATTGACCGGCTTGTTCAAGGCTGTACAGGGGTAAAACGGACAACAGGCCAGCATCCAGGCGGGATTATCGTTGTGCCGAATGATATGGACATTTACGATTTCTCACCCATTCAATACCCAGCAGATGCGACAGGTTCCGATTGGAAAACGACACATTTTGATTTCCATTCGATCCACGATAACTTGTTAAAGCTGGATATTCTTGGGCACGATGATCCAACAGTCATTCGTATGCTTCAGGATTTAAGCGGAATTGATCCAAAAACGATTCCAACAGATGATCCTGAAGTCATGAAGATTTTCCAAGGGACAGAGCCACTAGGTGTAACAGAAGAGCAAATTGGCTGTAAAACAGGTACACTCGGTATCCCAGAATTCGGGACAAAATTTGTTCGGCAAATGCTAGAGGATACAAAACCAACGACCTTCTCAGAGCTTGTTCAAATTTCTGGACTATCACACGGTACGGATGTATGGCTCGGAAATGCGCAAGAGCTCATCCACAATAACACATGTGAACTAAGTGAAGTAATTGGGTGCCGTGATGATATTATGGTCTATCTCATCTATCAAGGCTTAGAGCCGTCACTTGCCTTTAAAATCATGGAATCTGTTCGTAAAGGAAAGGGACTTCCTCCTGAATGGGAAGAAGAAATGAAGAATAATAATGTACCAAACTGGTATATTGATTCTTGTAAAAAAATCAAATACATGTTCCCGAAAGCCCACGCGGCTGCTTATGTATTGATGGCTGTTCGTATTGCTTATTTCAAGGTGCATCATGCACTCCTGTACTATGCGGCTTACTTTACCGTTCGTGCGGATGACTTTGATATTGAAACGATGACAAAAGGATCCAATGCAATTCGAGCCGTTATGGACGATATTCATTCAAAAGGTTTAGATGCATCACCGAAAGAAAAGAACTTATTAACTGTACTAGAGCTTGCACTTGAAATGTGTGAAAGAGGCTACCATTTTAAAAAAGTTGACCTCTACCGCTCAAGTGCAACAGAGTTTATCGTTGATGGAGACGGATTAATTCCGCCATTCAACTCAATCCCTGGACTCGGAACAAACGTGGCGTTAAATATTGTCCGTGCGCGGCAAGATGGGGAATTCCTTTCAAAA
- the rseP gene encoding RIP metalloprotease RseP, whose product MFVNTVIAFIIIFGTLVFFHELGHLIMAQRAGILCREFAIGFGPKIFSFKRKETVYTIRLLPIGGFVKMAGEDPEVIEIKPGYTVGLLFNEQNEVEKIILNDKEKYPDALVIEVEQIDLDHAMRISGYEAGNEDILTGYNVSQTSFYIADGEEIQIAPYNRQFGSKTVWQRIKAIAAGPIMNFILAYVILVALGFIQGVTVDDPVLGKLTKDGRAAEAGLMQGDHIVSINGEKMNSWTDVVQTVQKNPEKKMNVVIDRDGKERTVQVVPEAVKADGKSIGRFGSYPPTENGFLKVISSSGTTVISTAGLILTNLQKIVTGQFSLDMLAGPVGIYDMTGEVAKQGVLTLMQFAAFLSINLGIVNLLPIPALDGGRLLFLFVEAIRGKPINREKEALVVFIGVAFLMLLMLVVTWNDIQRLFL is encoded by the coding sequence ATGTTCGTGAATACAGTGATTGCGTTTATTATTATTTTTGGGACGCTCGTTTTTTTCCACGAGCTTGGCCATTTAATTATGGCGCAGCGCGCGGGGATTTTATGCCGCGAGTTTGCAATTGGTTTTGGACCGAAGATTTTCTCCTTTAAACGAAAAGAAACCGTTTATACCATTAGACTTCTCCCTATTGGCGGATTTGTTAAAATGGCTGGAGAGGACCCTGAAGTCATAGAAATTAAACCAGGTTATACAGTGGGGCTCTTATTCAATGAGCAAAATGAAGTAGAAAAGATTATTTTAAATGATAAAGAAAAATATCCTGATGCACTTGTTATCGAAGTTGAGCAGATTGATTTAGATCATGCCATGAGAATCTCGGGATATGAAGCTGGAAATGAAGATATTCTGACTGGCTACAATGTCAGTCAAACAAGTTTCTATATTGCAGATGGTGAAGAAATTCAAATCGCACCATACAATCGTCAATTCGGCTCAAAAACGGTATGGCAGCGGATTAAAGCCATCGCAGCTGGACCGATTATGAACTTTATCCTGGCGTATGTGATTTTGGTTGCTTTAGGCTTTATTCAAGGGGTAACCGTTGATGATCCTGTACTCGGTAAGCTGACAAAAGACGGCCGAGCAGCGGAGGCTGGACTGATGCAGGGAGATCACATCGTGTCCATTAACGGGGAGAAAATGAATTCTTGGACAGACGTCGTTCAAACAGTTCAAAAGAACCCTGAGAAAAAAATGAATGTCGTCATTGACCGAGACGGCAAAGAACGCACTGTGCAGGTTGTACCAGAAGCTGTGAAAGCAGATGGAAAAAGCATTGGCCGTTTCGGCTCATATCCGCCAACGGAAAATGGATTTTTGAAAGTTATTTCATCTTCAGGAACAACTGTCATTTCAACGGCAGGTCTGATCTTAACGAATTTGCAAAAAATTGTTACAGGACAATTTTCATTAGACATGTTAGCAGGTCCTGTTGGAATTTATGATATGACAGGAGAAGTAGCCAAACAAGGTGTGTTAACATTAATGCAGTTTGCGGCGTTCCTCAGTATCAACCTAGGCATCGTGAATTTATTACCGATTCCTGCATTAGACGGAGGACGTTTACTATTCTTATTTGTTGAAGCCATTCGCGGTAAACCAATTAATCGTGAGAAAGAAGCACTTGTTGTCTTTATCGGTGTTGCTTTCCTCATGCTGTTAATGTTAGTGGTAACGTGGAATGACATCCAGCGATTATTTTTATAA